A segment of the Prochlorococcus marinus str. MIT 9215 genome:
TTTATAAAAACGCTTTATTTCTAATGATCTTTCAGATAGGTTGGGCAGCATTGGCTGCAATTTTTACTTTTTCAATTGCTATGGTTGTTTGGGGAAGGAATGGTGATGGATCAATTGATATATGATTTCATTTTCAACTTATGAAGTCTATTTAAGTAAATTTCTTATTTTAACATCGTTCGTTCTACTTATATTCATAACATTCGCTGTAATATATATATCCTATGTATCTTGGAAGGATAAAAAAAGATTAAAAAAATAAATATTAATTTTCATCT
Coding sequences within it:
- the petN gene encoding cytochrome b6-f complex subunit PetN, yielding MIFQIGWAALAAIFTFSIAMVVWGRNGDGSIDI